A genomic stretch from Anaerosporomusa subterranea includes:
- a CDS encoding zinc ribbon domain-containing protein YjdM — translation MSDFPNCPKCNSEYTYEDGSLFICPECAHEWTLELQPDNSSEDKKIIKDASGNTLNNGDSVTVIKDLKVKGSSSVIKIGTKVKNIRLVDGDHDIDCQIDGFGAMKLKSEFVKKV, via the coding sequence ATGTCTGATTTTCCAAATTGCCCAAAATGTAATTCAGAATACACTTACGAAGATGGAAGTCTTTTTATTTGCCCGGAATGTGCTCATGAGTGGACTTTAGAATTACAACCCGACAATAGTAGTGAAGATAAAAAGATTATCAAAGATGCAAGTGGGAATACTTTAAACAACGGTGATTCTGTAACAGTAATCAAAGACCTTAAAGTAAAAGGAAGTTCATCAGTCATAAAAATAGGTACAAAAGTAAAAAATATTCGTTTGGTTGATGGAGATCATGATATTGATTGCCAAATTGATGGTTTTGGAGCTATGAAATTGAAATCTGAATTTGTTAAAAAGGTATAA